ACCAGCTCCAGCGCCGGTTTATCCAGGCGATAGCGGCTCGGGTAGGGCGAGCGTGGCGCGGCCTTGGCCTCAGGCGTGGCGCTGAGCAGGCGGGCTTTCTTCACCGCCAGCGAGGCCTGCACCGGGCCGATGTATTGCTCCAGCAGATCGCCCGCCGCGCGCGGCAGGTGCTTGATCATCGCCCCGGCAATCACCCGAGCGCCCGGCGCCAGTTGGCCGTGCAGGCGGATCAGTTGTTCTTCCAGCAGCGCCAGGGTCTTGGGCACGCGAATCAGCACCCAGTCGAACGGCCCTTGCGGCGTTTCGCTACTCGGCAAAAAAGTGACTGTGTCGCTACTCAGGCCATTGCTGGCGAGGTTTTTCTGCAGGGCGAGAAAGCCCAGGTGCGAATCGCTGCTGCTGGTCACCTGGTAGTGCCCGGCCAGCGAGCAGGCGAGGGCGCCGAAGTTGTCATTGAGCAGCAGCACGCGGCTACCGGCTTCGATGCCGTGCTCATGCAGATGAGCCAGCAGGTATTCATCGGCTGCGTCGAAGGCTTGCAGCGGCTCGTTAGGCTGGTGCGGTTGGCGTTGCAGATGATCAAGGCTGGCGAAGGGTGTGTCGAGAGTAGGCATGCAAACCTTCGGTGTTTGTCGGCGGTCGATTGCGCCAGACTGGGCAGGTATTCAAAGGAGGAGGCGATTATGACCGTCAGTGACGACAAGTTCACCCGTCAGACGCTGCTCGAGGTGCACGGCCTGACGCCGAGCCTGTTCACCCTGCGTACCACGCGGGATGCGGGCTTTCGTTTTCGCGCCGGGCAGTTCGTGCGTCTCGGTGTCGAGAAAGTCGATGGTTCAGTGGTCTGGCGTGCCTATTCGCTGGTGTCCGCGCCGCATGACGAGTTTCTCGAGTTCTTCTCCATCGTGGTGCCGGGCGGCGAATTTACCCGCGAGCTGAGCCGTCTGCGGGTTGGTGACAGCCTGCTGGTGGAGAAGCTGGCCACCGGCTTCCTGACCCTGGATCGCTTCGTCGATGGCCGCGACCTGTGGCTGCTGGGCAGCGGCACCGGCATCGCGCCATTTTTGTCGATCCTGCAGGACTTCGAGGTGTGGCAGCGCTTCGCGCGCATCGTGCTGGTGTACAGCGCGCGCACCAGCGCCGAGCTGGCCTATCAGCCGCTGATCAGAAGCTTCGCTGAACTGGAGCATTTGGCCGAGTTCGCGCACAAGCTCACCTACCTGCCGGTGGTTACCCGCGAACAGGCGCCGGGCTGCCTGCATGCGCGGATCACCGATCTGCTCGACAGCGGCGAGCTGGAGCGCGCTGCCGGGCTGCAACTGACGCCCGAGCATTCGCGGGTGATGATCTGCGGCAACCCGCAGATGATCGACGATATTCGCCAGCGTCTGAAAGCGCGCGGCCTCAACCTGAGCCTGACCCGCAGACCGGGTCAGGTGGCGGTGGAGAACTACTGGTGATCAGTCCTCGCGGATGGCCTTGATGCGGTGCTCCCAGCGGCGCTTGGCGAAGCGGCGCATATTGGGAATGTCATCGGTCTCATCGAGGATCGGCTTTCCGATGATGGTTTCCATGATGTCTTCCAGGGTCACCAGGCCGCGCCAACTGCCGAATTCGTCGTACACCAGGCACATGTGCTGACGTTCCTGCATCATCAGGGTCATCAGGTTCTCCACGTTCATGCTTTCCGGCACGACCTTCAGCGGCTTCATGATCTGGGTGATCGGCTCGCCATCGTTCTCGGCGGCCAGGGCGTCATAGCGGAACACCACGCCCAGCGGCGATTCGTCTTCACCGATGACCGGGTAGCGGGAGAACTGGCTCTCGCTGGCGCGTGTCTTGAAGGTGGCAATGGATTCGTCCGGTGCGGCGGATTCGCAGACGATGCGCGGGGTCATGATGTCGCGCAGGCGAATCTCGTGCAGGTCGAGGATATTGCTGATCACCCGATGCTCATCTTCGTCGAGCTTGCCGACTTCGCGGCCAAGCAGGGTCAGCGCCTTGATCTCCTGACGGATGTCGTGCTCCGGCTCCTTGCCGCCGAACAGGCGCATGATCAGGTCCGACATGACGATGAACGGCTTGAGCAGCAGGATCATCGCCCGCAGCATGCCCGGCAGAACGGGCGCCAGGGCGCGCCAGTAACGGGCACCGATGGTCTTCGGCAGAATTTCCGAAAGCACCAGGATCAGCAGGGTCATGACCGCCGAGGCGATACCCAGGTAACCGTCGCCGAAGACGATTGCCACCTGCGCACCAACGCCGGTCGCGCCAACGGTGTGTGCCACGGTGTTGAGGGTCAGGATGGCCGCCAGCGGCTGGTCGATCTTGTCTTTGAGCTCTTTCAGCCTTTCGTACAGCTGAGGTTTGTCGGCCTTCTGCTGGGCGATGTAACTGGGCGTGAGAGAGAGCAGCGCGGCTTCGAGAATGGAGCAGATGAACGAAACCAGGATGGAGAGGACAGCGAACGCTATCAGGAGTGTCATGTAGATGGGCTAGTGACGAACGGCCGATGAAATTAACGCAAAAAGCAGGTGATATTGCAGCAAGGCTGCAACATTTTGTTTCAGGGGCTGCGCAGGTACGCCGGGGCTGGCAACTCCTTGCGCTGCAGCATTCGGTGCAGCTTCGACTAGGCTAAGGAAACCCCTTCCGGAGAATCCTCCATGCCGCTCGAACACCATCCGCTTAGCCGAGAGTTTCCGCAGCAGCACGATGCCTTGCGCAAGTTGCTGCACAGCGACCCACACTTTCCACGTCTGGCCAGTGACTATGAAGCGCTGGACAGGCGCATCTACGCCATCGAGGCGGGGCGTGAGGCGGCGGATGATCTGATCCTGCAGGGCCTGAAGTTGCAGCGGGTGGCCCTCAAGGACGAGATCGCCGAACTGTTGCGCCAAGCGGGCAGTGCTTGATCCGGATCAAATGAACGGTCGACGTGCAGCGCTAGGCTGGAGCCATCTTTCCTGTCAGAGGCTCCACCATGCACGTCGACCATCATCCGCTGGTTCATGACTTTCCCGAACTGCGCAGCGAGCTGCAGCGTCTTCGCCAGAGTGATGAGTATTTCGCGCGCCAGGCCGAGGAATACGAAGCGCTGGACAAGCGTATCTGCCGCATCGAGGACGGTATCGAGCTGCTCGATGACGTCACGCTCGGCGCGCTGAAACTCAATCGTGTCGCCATGAAGGACGAGCTGGCGCGCCAGCTCAAGCGCGCTGCCGGGCAGTGCTGCGGTTGCGGTAATGGCTGCAAGGGCTGAGTGCAGGCGGTCTTGGTAAAGACTGATCGCCCACAAGCGGGCTCCTGCGCTCAGGCGCTATCAATGTACGGGCGGGTTGATCAGGTAGGTGAGCAGCCCGTCCGCCTCTTCTTCCGTCCACACGGGGCGCGCTGGCCTGGGCCATTCACTCAGTAGCTGCTGCCAGAATGCGCAGGCCAGTTCATCCTGGCGGTAGTAGCGCAGCAACCACGGGCTGCCATCGCCCATGATCTGCTGCACCAGCGCGCGGCCAATGCCCTGGCGGCGATACTTCTTGAGGATGAACAGGTCGGCAAATTCCGGCGCCTCGATACCCGGCAATTCGCTGCGTTCGACCAACAGAAAGCCGGCGATAAAGCCATTGGCCAGGATCAGCTGTGCGCTCCAGCCCGGCTCCTGCCAATAGCGCTGCAGATGGGGGTGATGGATGTAGAAGCGGCC
This region of Pseudomonas wenzhouensis genomic DNA includes:
- a CDS encoding YdcH family protein; its protein translation is MPLEHHPLSREFPQQHDALRKLLHSDPHFPRLASDYEALDRRIYAIEAGREAADDLILQGLKLQRVALKDEIAELLRQAGSA
- a CDS encoding ferredoxin--NADP reductase, with the protein product MTVSDDKFTRQTLLEVHGLTPSLFTLRTTRDAGFRFRAGQFVRLGVEKVDGSVVWRAYSLVSAPHDEFLEFFSIVVPGGEFTRELSRLRVGDSLLVEKLATGFLTLDRFVDGRDLWLLGSGTGIAPFLSILQDFEVWQRFARIVLVYSARTSAELAYQPLIRSFAELEHLAEFAHKLTYLPVVTREQAPGCLHARITDLLDSGELERAAGLQLTPEHSRVMICGNPQMIDDIRQRLKARGLNLSLTRRPGQVAVENYW
- a CDS encoding YdcH family protein produces the protein MHVDHHPLVHDFPELRSELQRLRQSDEYFARQAEEYEALDKRICRIEDGIELLDDVTLGALKLNRVAMKDELARQLKRAAGQCCGCGNGCKG
- a CDS encoding CNNM domain-containing protein — encoded protein: MTLLIAFAVLSILVSFICSILEAALLSLTPSYIAQQKADKPQLYERLKELKDKIDQPLAAILTLNTVAHTVGATGVGAQVAIVFGDGYLGIASAVMTLLILVLSEILPKTIGARYWRALAPVLPGMLRAMILLLKPFIVMSDLIMRLFGGKEPEHDIRQEIKALTLLGREVGKLDEDEHRVISNILDLHEIRLRDIMTPRIVCESAAPDESIATFKTRASESQFSRYPVIGEDESPLGVVFRYDALAAENDGEPITQIMKPLKVVPESMNVENLMTLMMQERQHMCLVYDEFGSWRGLVTLEDIMETIIGKPILDETDDIPNMRRFAKRRWEHRIKAIRED
- a CDS encoding GNAT family N-acetyltransferase, with the protein product MQIQLLPTSAEQLPLLANLYQFYAYESSDWEQEDVETDGRFYIHHPHLQRYWQEPGWSAQLILANGFIAGFLLVERSELPGIEAPEFADLFILKKYRRQGIGRALVQQIMGDGSPWLLRYYRQDELACAFWQQLLSEWPRPARPVWTEEEADGLLTYLINPPVH
- a CDS encoding methyltransferase: MPTLDTPFASLDHLQRQPHQPNEPLQAFDAADEYLLAHLHEHGIEAGSRVLLLNDNFGALACSLAGHYQVTSSSDSHLGFLALQKNLASNGLSSDTVTFLPSSETPQGPFDWVLIRVPKTLALLEEQLIRLHGQLAPGARVIAGAMIKHLPRAAGDLLEQYIGPVQASLAVKKARLLSATPEAKAAPRSPYPSRYRLDKPALELVNHANVFCRDGLDIGTRALLPHLPRHLDARRVADLGCGNGVLGIAYALGSPQAQLTLVDESYMAVQSAQENWLAALGERAVMIRAGDGLAEQPADSLDLVLCNPPFHQQQVVGDFLAWRMFQQARAALVTGGELWIVGNRHLGYHAKLARLFRGVEQVAANPKFVVLKASK